In one Candidatus Omnitrophota bacterium genomic region, the following are encoded:
- a CDS encoding radical SAM protein, translating to MKILVVVPKYEPDIEKTGAPYFLPLGLMYVSSYLKQKGFDVQNLNLNHYTDNKLRTVLQEQPFDAICTGGLFTEIKPIMTVIQTTRDVRPHAKIILGGALASGDPEFALEKVGPDFLVLGEGEATLAHLLGTLRDGLDLKEVKGIAYLKDGTMFKTCGRELISDLDSHPWPDYEGFEYRHHLDHHYEKDSCFETVMDPAKRRIANIITSRNCVAKCTFCYRLMTGGHRVRTIENVMKEVKFLMDEYGVNEINLIDEMFANDKQRIYDFCEGIKPLNVRWQCQLRCGVIDENVLAAMKDAGCRYISYGFESASKEVLKSMKKGLHPTQIDNVIRWTLKAGITIQGNYIFGDPAETLGTMEETLRFRRRFPALNLGMFMIIPYPGTVLYHDLKAKGRFENLYDFYINPSSVFQGRPLNMTKLSEDDFDYMCKKVWHEGIVSVAYTKILGSKHLDKMTSLVSYKCPHCLEMHKDIPITFSGNDAETRFCKKCLQRVHIKKSSVYFDLYAKLREFYHYAIVTPVLIHPKVYKTCNPLINLFKGTGKIGKLIKLCLKTSRPKVVPKFQTTALELQGELVASKA from the coding sequence AAAGGGTTTTGATGTCCAGAATTTGAATCTTAACCATTATACAGATAATAAATTGCGGACGGTCCTTCAAGAGCAACCGTTCGACGCGATTTGTACGGGAGGTTTGTTTACGGAAATCAAACCTATTATGACCGTGATCCAGACAACGCGTGATGTGCGGCCCCATGCAAAAATAATTCTGGGAGGCGCTTTGGCCAGCGGGGACCCTGAATTTGCTTTGGAAAAAGTTGGCCCGGATTTTTTGGTATTAGGAGAGGGAGAGGCAACGTTGGCGCATCTTCTGGGTACCCTTAGAGATGGTTTGGATTTAAAAGAGGTTAAGGGGATCGCCTATTTGAAAGATGGCACTATGTTCAAAACGTGCGGCCGGGAACTGATCTCGGATCTGGATAGTCACCCCTGGCCTGATTATGAAGGTTTTGAATACAGGCATCACCTTGATCATCATTATGAAAAGGATTCATGTTTTGAAACGGTGATGGATCCTGCAAAACGGCGTATCGCCAACATCATTACGAGTAGAAATTGTGTGGCCAAATGCACTTTTTGCTATCGGTTGATGACGGGCGGCCATCGGGTTCGCACCATTGAGAACGTTATGAAAGAAGTCAAGTTTTTGATGGATGAATACGGTGTTAATGAAATCAATTTGATCGACGAGATGTTTGCCAATGACAAACAACGTATTTACGATTTTTGTGAAGGGATCAAACCGCTCAATGTCCGTTGGCAATGCCAGTTGAGATGCGGCGTTATTGATGAAAATGTGTTAGCGGCAATGAAAGACGCCGGTTGTCGTTATATCAGTTATGGATTTGAAAGCGCCAGTAAAGAGGTTTTAAAAAGTATGAAAAAAGGGCTTCACCCGACACAAATTGACAATGTTATCCGTTGGACATTAAAAGCAGGCATCACGATCCAAGGGAATTACATATTCGGGGACCCGGCCGAGACTTTAGGGACGATGGAAGAGACCCTTCGTTTCAGGCGGAGATTCCCGGCGCTTAATTTGGGGATGTTTATGATCATCCCCTATCCCGGGACAGTCCTTTACCACGATTTAAAGGCAAAGGGAAGGTTTGAAAACCTGTATGATTTTTACATTAACCCAAGTTCGGTGTTTCAGGGCAGACCCTTGAATATGACTAAATTGTCCGAAGACGATTTTGATTATATGTGTAAGAAGGTTTGGCATGAGGGAATTGTCTCGGTTGCTTATACAAAGATCCTCGGATCCAAACATCTTGATAAAATGACTTCATTGGTCAGTTATAAATGTCCCCATTGCTTAGAAATGCATAAAGACATACCGATAACATTTTCTGGCAATGATGCGGAAACCCGTTTCTGTAAAAAATGTCTTCAGAGAGTGCATATAAAGAAATCATCCGTGTATTTTGATCTATATGCCAAACTTCGCGAGTTTTATCACTACGCCATAGTCACCCCGGTCCTTATTCATCCAAAAGTTTATAAGACATGTAATCCTTTAATCAATCTTTTTAAAGGAACCGGAAAGATCGGGAAATTGATCAAACTATGCTTAAAGACAAGCAGACCTAAGGTGGTCCCTAAATTTCAAACTACGGCTTTAGAATTGCAAGGAGAGCTGGTGGCGTCTAAGGCATGA